A single genomic interval of Nostoc commune NIES-4072 harbors:
- a CDS encoding histidine kinase — MGAGEAGEAGETRGDKGTRRLKSELATSVSPCPQCPMPNAPCPITNDQ, encoded by the coding sequence GTGGGGGCAGGGGAAGCAGGGGAAGCAGGGGAGACAAGGGGAGACAAGGGGACAAGGCGACTTAAATCAGAACTTGCAACAAGTGTTTCCCCTTGTCCCCAATGCCCCATGCCCAATGCCCCATGCCCAATAACAAATGACCAATGA
- the rlmD gene encoding 23S rRNA (uracil(1939)-C(5))-methyltransferase RlmD: MTKIIWQQGELIEVTIANLSDTGDGVGRADERVVFVPDTVPGDRALIRLLHVKPKYGHGKLQELLSSSPHRIRPSCIVADKCGGCQWQHINYDYQLVAKQNQVIQALERIGGFLQPPVDPVLAAASALSYRNKSTYPLLLSATGQVQAGYYQKGSHQLINLNQCPVQDSRLNPLLAEVKQDIQQRGWRIYDEQRHQGQIRHLGLRIGRHTGEMLLTLVVKDWNLSGIETQAQEWLKRYPQLVGVSLNRNSDRTNAIFGSETRCIAGVPHLRENFAGLEFQVRPDTFFQVYTETAEALLQVIESELNLQGHELLVDAYCGIGTLTLPLAKKVRIATGLEVQPAAVEQAILNAHRNGIDNVTFIVGAVEKLLPKMGTIPEVVILDPPRKGCDRAVIDTLRQLKPSRIVYVSCKVATLARDLKLLCQDGQYTITRVQPADFFPQTAHVEAAAFLVLSDLHKDSNSFAKTEI; this comes from the coding sequence ATGACTAAAATAATTTGGCAACAGGGTGAATTAATTGAAGTGACGATCGCTAACCTGAGTGATACAGGCGATGGAGTGGGACGCGCTGATGAGCGTGTAGTGTTTGTCCCAGATACAGTACCAGGCGATCGCGCCCTTATCCGCTTGCTACATGTTAAACCAAAATACGGCCACGGGAAGCTCCAGGAGCTATTGTCATCATCTCCTCACCGTATCCGACCTAGTTGTATTGTGGCGGATAAGTGCGGTGGTTGCCAGTGGCAGCATATTAATTATGATTACCAGTTAGTAGCCAAGCAAAATCAAGTTATCCAAGCTTTGGAACGTATTGGCGGTTTTCTCCAACCACCGGTAGATCCGGTACTCGCCGCCGCTTCTGCTTTAAGTTATCGTAATAAATCTACATATCCTCTCTTGCTATCGGCAACAGGACAGGTACAAGCTGGTTACTACCAAAAAGGTAGTCACCAATTAATTAATTTAAATCAATGTCCAGTCCAAGATTCACGATTAAATCCCTTACTTGCCGAAGTTAAGCAGGATATTCAACAACGGGGTTGGCGAATCTATGACGAACAGCGCCATCAAGGACAAATTCGCCATCTTGGTTTACGCATTGGCCGACACACTGGAGAAATGTTGCTGACTTTGGTGGTAAAGGACTGGAATTTATCAGGAATTGAAACCCAAGCGCAGGAATGGTTAAAGCGTTATCCGCAGTTAGTAGGAGTGTCACTTAACCGCAATAGCGATCGCACAAATGCTATCTTTGGATCAGAAACTCGTTGCATCGCTGGAGTCCCACACCTGCGTGAAAATTTTGCTGGACTGGAATTTCAAGTGCGCCCAGATACATTTTTCCAAGTGTATACAGAAACAGCAGAGGCACTATTGCAGGTGATTGAATCAGAACTCAATCTTCAAGGGCATGAGTTGCTAGTTGATGCCTATTGTGGTATTGGAACTTTAACTTTACCCCTCGCTAAAAAAGTACGGATTGCTACAGGATTAGAGGTGCAACCAGCAGCAGTGGAACAAGCTATTTTGAATGCCCACCGCAACGGAATTGATAATGTGACTTTCATTGTCGGGGCAGTAGAGAAATTGCTTCCCAAAATGGGCACAATACCAGAAGTAGTAATACTCGATCCGCCACGTAAGGGGTGCGATCGCGCAGTCATCGATACTTTACGGCAATTGAAACCATCTCGGATTGTTTACGTCAGTTGTAAAGTAGCCACCCTCGCCCGCGACCTGAAATTGCTTTGTCAAGATGGGCAATATACTATCACACGGGTACAACCTGCTGATTTTTTTCCTCAAACTGCTCATGTTGAAGCTGCCGCCTTTCTTGTGCTATCAGATTTGCACAAGGATAGTAATTCCTTTGCAAAAACTGAAATTTGA